Within Schumannella luteola, the genomic segment CTGCTGCTGCACCGCCTGCGCGAGACGCCGGACAGCGTGCTGTTCGCCGTGCCGACCGCCGACGGCGGCTGGAGCGATATCACGACGCGCGAGTTCCACGCCCAGGTCGTCGCCCTCGCGAAGGGCCTCATCGGGGCCGGCATCCAGCCCGGCGAGAAGATCGGCTTCATCTGCACGACGAAGTACGAGTGGACGCTGATCGACTTCGCGACCTGGTTCGCCGGCGCGGTGCTCGTGCCGATCTACGAGACCAGCTCGCCCGCGCAGATCCGCTTCGCCCTCGCCGACTCCGGCGCGACGGCGATCATCGTCGAGACGGCCGAGCACTTCACCCGCTTCGACGAGGTGCAGGCCGAGCTGCCCGACATCACCCGCGTCTGGCAGCTCGGGCTCGGCGCCCTCGACAAGCTGCGCGCCGGCGGCACCGCCGTGACCGACGAGCAGCTGGAGGAGCGCCGCTCGGCCGCCCGCGGCGACGACCTCGCGACGCTCATCTACACCTCGGGCTCGACGGGCACCCCGAAGGGCTGCGTGCTCACGCATTCGAACTTCGTCGAGCTCAGCCGCAACTCGGCGCTCGGACTCGCCGACGTCGCCAAGGTGGGCGCGTCCACCCTGCTGTTCATCACGACCGCGCACGTCTTCGCCCGCTTCATCTCGGTGCTCAGCGTCTACGCGGGTGTGAAGGTCGGCCACCAGGCCGACACCAAGCAGCTGCTGCCCTCGCTCGGCAGCTTCAAGCCGAGCTTCCTGCTCGCCGTGCCGCGCGTGTTCGAGAAGGTCTACAACTCGGCCGAGCAGAAGGCCGAGGCCGGCGGCAAGGGCAAGATCTTCCGGGCGGCGGCGGAGACGGCAGTTCAGCACTCGCGGGCCCTCGACGCCGGCCGCGTGCCGCTCGGGCTCAAGATCAAGTTCGCCCTCTACGACAAGCTCGTCTACGGCAAGCTCAAGGCCGCCATGGGCGGCAACGTGCGGTTTGCGATCTCGGGATCGGCGCCGCTCGGCGTGCGCCTCGGCCACTTCTTCCGCAGCCTCGACGTGCGCATCCTCGAGGGCTACGGACTCACCGAGACCACCGCCCCGGCGAGCGTCAACCTGCCCGACAAGTTCAAGATCGGCACCGTCGGCCCCGCGCTGCCGGGCGTCGGCATCCGCATCGCGGCCGACGGCGAGATCCAGATCAAGGGCGTCGACGTCTTCAAGGAGTACTGGAACAACCCGGAGGCGACGGCCGCGGCCTTCGACGATGGCTGGTTCAAGACCGGCGACATCGGCACGCTCGACGACGACGGCTACCTCACGATCACCGGTCGCACCAAGGAGATCATCGTCACCGCCGGCGGCAAGAACGTCGCCCCGGCCGCCCTCGAGGACCCGATCCGCGCCAACCCGCTCGTGGGCCAGGTCGTCGTCGTCGGCGACCAGCGCCCCTTCATCTCCGCCCTCGTCACGCTCGACTCGGAGATGCTGCCGGTCTGGCTCAACAACGCGGGCGAGGCGGCCGACATGCCGCTCACCGAGGCGGCGACCAACCCGAAGGTGATCGCCGAGATCCAGAAGGCGGTGGATGCGGCGAACACCCGCGTCTCGCGCGCCGAGTCGATCCGCAAGTTCGTGATCCTGCCGACCGAGTTCACCGAGGCGAGCGGGCATCTGACGCCGAAGCTGAGCATCAAGCGCCAGGTCATCCTCAAGGACTTCCAGCGCGAGATCGCCGACCTGTACTCCACGACGACGGAGACGCGCGGGGTGTCGCTCGCGCACTGAGCGCGGCGCATCCGTCGCTCCGTCGACGAACGCGAAGGGCGCCCCGGCCGATCAGCCGGGGCGCCCTTCCGCGTCGTGCGTGCGGGATCGGATCAGGCCGCCCGGAACCAGTCGGCCTGACGCACCTCGCGCATCGCCTCGCGCTTCACCTCGGGGTCGAGCCCCTCGATGTAGAGCTTGCCGTCGAGGTGGTCGGTCTCGTGCTGCAGGGCCTGCGCCATGACGCCGTCGCCCTCGATCACGACCTCGTCGCCGGCCAGGTCGATGCCGGTCACCCGCGCGTGCGGGTAGCGACGCCGCGGGAAGTAGAAGCCGGGCACCGACAGGCAGCCCTCATCGACGATCTCGGGCTCGCCCCAGACCTCGAGCACGGGGTTCAGCACGTAGCCGATGTCACCGTCGACGTTCCAGCTGAAGGCGCGCAGGCCGACGCCGATCTGCGGCGCGGCGAGGCCGGCACGGCCGGGGATCTGCACCGTCTCGATCAGGTCGTCGACGAGCTGCTCGTTGCCGGGTGCGCCGACGCGCACCGGGTCGGAGACGGAGCGGAGCACGGGGTCGCCGAAGAGGCGGATCTGTCGTTCGGTCATCTCTCTCGCTGGGTCGGGAGGCCGTCCACGACCAGCGCCGCCAGGTGGCGGGCCGATTCGCGGGTGAAGGGCTTGAGGTCACGGAAGCGCACGACCGAGCCGGCCGCGAGCTCGGGGTCGTAGGGGATGCGCACGATCTCGCGCACGCGCGAGCGGAAGTGCGCCTCGATCTCCTCGAGCTTGACCAGG encodes:
- a CDS encoding peptide deformylase: MTERQIRLFGDPVLRSVSDPVRVGAPGNEQLVDDLIETVQIPGRAGLAAPQIGVGLRAFSWNVDGDIGYVLNPVLEVWGEPEIVDEGCLSVPGFYFPRRRYPHARVTGIDLAGDEVVIEGDGVMAQALQHETDHLDGKLYIEGLDPEVKREAMREVRQADWFRAA
- a CDS encoding AMP-dependent synthetase/ligase — its product is MRSLFPNGVEGDVVNETIVPPLVEADPELNTTDLLLHRLRETPDSVLFAVPTADGGWSDITTREFHAQVVALAKGLIGAGIQPGEKIGFICTTKYEWTLIDFATWFAGAVLVPIYETSSPAQIRFALADSGATAIIVETAEHFTRFDEVQAELPDITRVWQLGLGALDKLRAGGTAVTDEQLEERRSAARGDDLATLIYTSGSTGTPKGCVLTHSNFVELSRNSALGLADVAKVGASTLLFITTAHVFARFISVLSVYAGVKVGHQADTKQLLPSLGSFKPSFLLAVPRVFEKVYNSAEQKAEAGGKGKIFRAAAETAVQHSRALDAGRVPLGLKIKFALYDKLVYGKLKAAMGGNVRFAISGSAPLGVRLGHFFRSLDVRILEGYGLTETTAPASVNLPDKFKIGTVGPALPGVGIRIAADGEIQIKGVDVFKEYWNNPEATAAAFDDGWFKTGDIGTLDDDGYLTITGRTKEIIVTAGGKNVAPAALEDPIRANPLVGQVVVVGDQRPFISALVTLDSEMLPVWLNNAGEAADMPLTEAATNPKVIAEIQKAVDAANTRVSRAESIRKFVILPTEFTEASGHLTPKLSIKRQVILKDFQREIADLYSTTTETRGVSLAH